CCCGTGCACCCGCCAGGCAGGCATCGCACAGGACGTACATCTCGCCGGGAGCGTCCGGCACGATGTACGAAACGTGACTGCCCCTGCCACCCGCTCGACGGACTCCACGACCACACCCGCTAAATGAGGCAGCAACCGCCCCAAATCCCCTGAACCGCACACCCTGTAAATGCCCAGTTCAGCCGGACAGCATCACAAGATCGCCGACAGAGCCCGGAATCACTCTGGTGGGACCGGTCCGGAAGAAGCGCACCCGCCAGTCACGCAAGGGCAACGTGTTCGACCGCGACGCCTTCACCATCGACTGGGAACGACAACAGGTCGTCTGCCCGCAGGGCAAGCTGAGCCGGGAGTGGTCGACGCCGCTGTCGATCGCCCCCTATACCCGGGTCAGGTTCGCCAAGGAGGACTGCGGCCCGTGCCTGGTCAAGTCCAGCTGCACCCGCGGGGACCGACGGCAGCTGAACTTCCTGCCCAAGCAGCTCTACGAACGGCAGGCTGCCGCGCGAGCCGCCCAGCAGACCACTCCCTGGAAGGCGAACTACGCGATGCGCGCCGGCGTCGAGAGCACCGTCAACGAGTTCGTCAACGGCCACGGCATGCGACAAACCCGCTACCGGAGTCAGACCAAGACCCACGTCCAGCACGTCCTCACTGCTATCGCCGTCAACATCGAACGCGTCAACGCGGAACTTGCTACACCAACGGCTGAACGCCGACCTCGGACACCCACTGCCCTCCAGAACTTCCTGGACTGGCAACACATCCCACGGCCGACCGCATGGCGTACCGCAGGGAAATCCTGACCTCCAAGATCCCCAACAGCGTCACTCACTCACACCGCCGTGCTCCTGACGGCCGCCATCGCCCTCACGCTTGGCACGGCCGCGGCCGTCCTGCGGGCCGGCTGCTGGCAGCTGTACGCCGACCGGCACCGCATCCACGTGACACCTCGCGCCCGCCGTTCCTGCCCGCGCTGCCACGGCGCGGACGGCTGGTGGGTCGCTGGCCCGGATCCGTAGATGGAGGCGTGCCCCTGCTGGTCGCAGCGGCGCGAACTGCGTATCCCGCTCCTGCCGCTGCCTGGACTGCCGGCCGAAGCCCCTTTCTGACCACACCACTCATCTGCTTGAGGAGAGCCGTCATGGCCCTGCCCGCCCTGATCGTCCCGGACCACTCCAGCACCCGCACCGACCACAACCTGGACGCAGCCTGCGCCCACGTCAGCGGGGAGATCGCCCGCACGGACGGAAAATCCAGCCTGCTGCTTGCGTTCACCGGCGCCGTCCTGGCTGGCCTTGCTTCCCTCGTCGGTCAGCCACTGCCCGTCTTCTCTCTGGCCTGCGTGACGACAGCGGTCCTGGCGCTGATGGCGGCCTCCGTGCTGCTGCTGATGGTTGTGCGCCCGCGGTTACGCGGTGGCGGCCGCGAGTCGTTCCCGGCCTGGGCGCGGATGAGCGAAGCGGAGATCCGTGAGGCGCTGCACGGCGACGTCCGCGCCGCCCGCATCCAGATCCTGTCCCGGATCGCCGTGCGCAAGTTCGGGCACCTGCAGTGGGCGGTCGACCTGATCCTCCTGGCCCTCGCGATGTTCCTGCTGGCCGTGATCGGCGCCCTGGTCTGACGGCCCTGCGTCCCGACCCGCACCCCCGCCGACCTTCTGGCAGCCGGCGCGGGGGCGGGCGCAGGACCGGACAGCCCGACCTGAGCACAACCTGCCCGGACAACCGATGCCCGACACCCTGCGCACCACGGCCCCCCGGTACGAGCCGGACTCCCCACTGGCTTACCTGATGGAGATCGCCGCCGCCGCGGTCGGCGAAGCGTCCGCGGCGGCGGCGATCTCCATCAAGCGGTTGCAGGGCCGTGGTGCCCGGAATGGGGCAGGTTGGTGGTCTACCACCAACCAGTGCAGGCGATGTTGCTGTCGGTGCCGAGGCTGGTCACCTGCGCGCAGACACGGAAGGCTCGGCTCGCCGAGCTGCTGGTCGGGTAGGCCGCCGTCGTGAGCCTGGCGCCGGCTGAGAACGTGGTGAACGGACCACATTGGATCCATGAAGCCCCGCTGTTGTTGGTGACATCCATCCAGACCAGTCCCCTGGCCGTGGGGCTCCAGTTGCCGCCACTTCCGGTGGTCAGGACGCCCCACGCCATCTGTCGGCCTCCGACATTGCCGGCCTGCATCGCGTACGAGGCGACGGCGTGGGGATTGTCGATCACCACCGCCCCTGCTCCCGCCACACCCTGACCGCTGAGACTGTCCGGGATGTCGGTGAAACCGTTCGCACCCCCCGTGCAGTCCGATGGCGCCGCCTGAGCCGTACCGGAAGAGCCGGCCACGAGCCCTGCCCCGAGCACGAGCGCAGCCGCCCCCACGCTGAAGATCCGCCGAATGCTGTGCACGTCTTCTCCCTGGTCTACGTGCTGATAGTTCCCGCAGATCGACTCTCTGCCGTAACGCCCGCCTGCTGCGACCTTCGCCGTGCCGACATCGTGTGTGGGGCAGGCTGCGGCAGGCCTGCCCCACAGAGCTACCGCCTCACCGTGCAGGCGCCGCTCAGCTGCCGTTGTCGTATGCGAAGTAGTAGCCGGAGGACGCGTAGTAGGCGCACGTCTTGGTGATGGTGTAGTAGCGCCGGAACTCGCTCTGAACGGTCACGCAGGTTGCATAGTCGCTGAACGGCCCCTGCCACTGCACGCTCTGGACAGCAGCGCTCTCCGTGCGGTTCGTCTGTTCGCCAGCCTGTGCGGTCGCAGCGGCACCGGTGACAGCGCCGACGGCAAGCGTCAGCGCTGCTGCTGTCTGCATGAACTTCTTGAACATTGGTCTCTCCCGAGTCATCAAAAGTCGCGATGCCGGCCCGCTGCGGACCGGAGGTGAGCCCATCCTGTGCTCGATTCGGTGGCAGGGGCAAAACTTTTCGGTCCACACCGAAAAGCATCACCCCTGCCCTGGTGAGAGCTACACACAGGTTCCGGTCCTACCGCTTGGGCTGCCTTCTCGAGCGTGACGCAGGCGGCGAATGAATGGATCCGCGACCTATCCGAAGGGAAAACCTGCAGTTGCCGGTTCGACCGGCGCCGGCCGCGCCTGTAGTGCTGACGGCGGCTGCCCTCACGGCCGCCGCACCGTCGCATCTCTTCGCCCTCACCACCGAAGGACTTCCTCATGGGCTTCATCGCCGACAAGACCGTCGAACTTCGGGCCGCCGTGCAGAGCGGCGACAGCGACCGCGCCGCGCAGGTCCTCACGGAGACCGTCTTGGAGAACGACCAGCCATTCGAGACGACGCTCGCCGACATGACCGCCACCGACCGCCGCCAGCAGAGCTGACGAGATGAGAGGACATTCGCCGACCATGACCACGGTCACCACCCCGTCCGTCGACGCGAACCTGGACGCCGGCCGCGCCGCGGTCGCCGGTGAGATCGTCCGCACCGACGGCAAGTCATCCCTGCTTCTGGCCTTCACCGGCGAGGTCCTGGTCGGTCTGGCCTCCCCCGCCGACCACGATCTGCCACCGGCCACCCGGCTGTGCGGTGCGCTCGCTGCTCTCGCCCTGGCTGCCGCCTCCGTGCTGCTGCTTATCGTCGTTCGCCCCCGCTTACGCGGTGATGCGCGCGGCTCCTTCACACACTGGGCACGCCTGGATGAGGACGGCATCCGCGCCTGCATGCACGACGACCACTGGGCCGCCCACATTCGGACCCTGTCCACCATCGCGGTGCGCAAGTTCGGGCACCTGCAGCGCGCGGTCGACCTGATCCTCGGCGCCCTGGCCCTGCTTCGTCCCGGCCGCGGCCGGCGCCCTGGTCTGACGGCCCTGCGTCCCGCCCCGCACCCCCGCCGACGTTCTGGCGGCCGGTGCGGGGCCGGGCACAGGACCGGACAGCCCGGCCCGCCTCCCACGACAGAGGACGTGAGTATGAACCCTTTGATGTTGCCCGACCTGCCGGACGCTGCACTGATCGGCGCGTCCGGCGCTGGAAAGTCGACCCTGGCCGCCACCTGGCCCGCCTCGCAGGTCCTGTCCTCGGACACCCTGCGCGGCCAGGGCAGTGATGATTGCGGCTGCCAGGACCAGGACGTCACCGACGACGCGTTCGACGTGCTGCACCTGCTGCTGGAACACCGCATGGCGCGCGGGCTGAACACGATCGTGGACGCCACGAACGTCACCCGCGCTTCCCGGGCCCCGCTGCTGGCCGCAGCCAAGCGCCACCACATGCCCGCCGTCGCGATCCTGGTCGACACCCCGGCATCGGTGTGCGTCGACCGCCAGGGCCCGCGCCCCGCTGCTGCGCGGGTGCCGGACGAGGTGGTGGTGCGCCAGCACAAGGAGATGGTGCGCTCCCACCCGGATCTGATCGGTGAGGGCTTCACGCAGGTCGACTTCGCCGACCGCCTCTACCGGCTTGAGCCGCACCTCAAGCACCTGAGCGAGACCCGCACCGCGGGCCTCGGTCTGGACGGTGGCGAGGGCCTGGGGGACCTGCTGCTGGCCCGCCGGTTCTTCGGCCCCGAGATCCTGCCGCTGTGGCAGTGGAAGCCCGGCTCGGACCTCGCCGGCGGGGACCGCGTCGCGCAGATCCGCCTCGGTCAGCAGTACCTGACCCTCGCTCTGCGCACCGACGTCGACGGCGCAGGGGACTACGGTTTCGACGTGCTGCTGCCGTGCCCGCACGACGACGAATGCACCGGCTGGGCCTGGGTCCCCGTCTACAGCATCACCTGCCTGTACCGGGCACTCACCGGCGATCTCGACGACAGCGAGGACATCGTCTGCACCGTGCACTGCCCGGCCGACGACACGGGCCAGGACGCGGACGAGCACGCCCAGCAGGCGCTGCAAGAGGTCGGCGCGAGCCTTCGGTGACCCGGGCCGGACGTGCACGACATCCCCAACTACGGCACGCCCGCCCCAAGCCTCACTCACCCGTACATGACGAGAAGGAGTGATCCATTATGGATCCCGAGCTGCACGTCCCGGACCAGCGCCCCTACGACGCGGACTCGCCGCTGGCCCACCTGATGGAGATCGTTGCAGCGGCTGTCGACGAGGTGCCCGAGGAAGTGGAGCGGGACGCAGCCGAGACGACGGCCGCGCATCTGGTCTTCGACGCCTACCCGTACACGCTCGGGCAGGTCGTCGATCCGGACACCTGGCAGGGCTACCCGGCGGTACGCCGTTTTGAGGCAGCGGCGGTGGCGCCCTTGGGCGGTGGTCTGTGGCTGCATCACACGTTGCGTATCTCGGAGGCTGACGGGGCCAGCGCCCTGTTGACGCTGATCACCCCGTGCACCTGCGGGCGCGGCTACACCGGCATCGTCCTCGACACCGAAGAGGTCCTCATTGAGATGCTCGCGGAGATCCGGCCCACCTATGGCCGGTCCCTGCACGACAGCAGCCTCCCGGACTGCCACAGCGTCCAGGCGCCTCCCGCGCTGGGGGGAGGGACCCGGGGCGGCCGCAGCATCGGCTAAGAGGCAGGCCGGCCGCCCCGGACACTTCCGGTCCCCGTCACAGGACTGAAGCACCTTCCAGCATGCCCGACCCTCCGGCCGGGCCCCAACCAAATGATCAAAAGCAAGAGGCGCACCCCCTGTGCCGTGCAAAGCCCGGGGTGCGCCTCTTTCGTACCCGCCCCAGCAAGGGGCGAGATATGGAGACCATCATGCCCGCCTCCGCAGCTTCACGGCTGCCGACACGTACATTCGCTCTCGCTGCGGCCGTCGTGCCGCTGGCCCTGGCCGCCGTCGCGGACGACGTCCGCACGCGGAAACACCCAGTTCAAGAGGCCAGGCGGTGCAGCGTCCCTATGTCAGGCCTCCTGCCGCCTGGCGTGCTCGACGCTCAGTGCGAAGGCCGGCATCTGAAGTCCGGCGTCACGGGTGAGCAGGCCACGGTAACGACGGTGCCGCGGTCGTCGCAGGCGGCCGCCGAGCGGGCACCGCTTTGTGCCACGGCCAGCGGATCGCGCCAGGTGAGGGCGGAGGTTTCGTGGACGCCGTCCACAGTGGGGCTCTCCGCGTCACCGGCGCGGGCGCCGAAGGCGCCGCCAGCTGCGGTGATAGCCGGGCCAGTTCGACCTCATACTTCAACAGCCCGCCTAGGGCCGAGCCTGATGGGAATGGGAGCACCGCGTCGATCAACGCCTGCGGAAAACTTGGAAGAGCCTCGAGCTAGACCCGTTGGACTACGTTGTCGGTTAGCGTCAGGGGCCCACCGATCAGTTCGGTATGGATTTTTCCCGACTGCGCTGCCGGGCCAGGATCAGAGAAATTTCAGCCCTCTGCCGAACCACGGTCTTCCAGCGACTCGAAGACGACTGATCGTGCACCGGCCGCCGAGTCGACGCGGCCTGTCAGGCCACGTCTGTGTCCCGTTCGATGGCCTGGAGCCGGTTTTTGAGCCGGTAGCTGGGTCCGTTGATGGAGATCACGTCGCAGTGGTGGAGAAGGCGGTCGAGGATGGCGGTGGCGAGGACCTCGTCACCGAACACCTGTCCCCACTCGCTGAAGGTCTTGTTCGAGGTCAGGATGATCGAGCCCTTTTCGTACCGCTTTGAGAAACCGGGCTTCGCGCGGCGCAGTCGTATTACGCGGTCTTGGGGCCGCAGCGCATGCCGATGTAGACGCAGCCCGTGCCGTCCTGCAGCGTGGAGAAGACTACGGGCATGTAGTCCTCGCTGAACGCCGCGCCCACCCCCGTACCGGCGAAGACCGTCTCCGTCACCGGCACCAAATCGATCTCCAGGGGTTCGGAGAAGTCCTTCATGCCGTCGACGAACTCGTACACCGCGTGCCCCACGCCGTCCTGCTCGGTCACGGTGATGACCACGCCCTCGCGCCGGTACGTGCCGACGAGCGGCGCGAAGTTGACCACGGGCGGCTGGGCCGGCGAGGCGAAGGGCTCTGGCATCGTCACCCCGGCCAGCTCGGCGAGGAGTTCCCGGTAGAGCGCCGCGTACAGCTCACGCGCACCGCCGCCGTTGGTGAGCAACGCGACCGCGACGCCCGCTGACGGCACGACGCGCAGGTAGCCGTACTGCCCGATGGAGGCGCCGTCGTGGCCGTAGCCCTGAACGCCGTTCCAGTCGTACAGGGTCCAGCCCAGGCCCCACCCGTCCGCGCTGACGGTCCACTTGTCGGGGGAGTCGACCACCCGGCGCTGCATCAGCGCGACGGTCTCCTCGGAGAGCAGGCGTGTGCCGTCCTGCGCCACACCGCCGTTGAGGTGCATCCGCGCCAGCCGCGCGACGTCTCCGGCCGTGGCGATGACCCTGCCGTACGGGCCCGCGGAGCGCGGCATCAGGTCCCAGGAGGGTGCCGGGTCCGGGTCCTGGCCCGCCTCGCCCAGGTGCCCCATCGCCGCTCGGAACCGCAGCGCCTCTTCGGGCAGCGTCATGGTGTGCGTGACGCCGAGCGGGGCCAGGAGCAGGTCCTTCAGCGCCTCGTCCCACACCTTGCCGGTCACCACCTCGACCATCCGGCCGAGCACGTTGTAGCCGACGCTGCTGTACGAGATCGCGGTGCCGGGCGGGCAGTCGAGTGCCACGTCCTTCGCGGCCTCGACGTACTTGGCGAGGCAGTCGTCACCGCGCCCGCTGTCGTGGGTGAAGTCGCAGGTGAGGCCGCTGGTGTGGCTGAGCAGTTGGCGCGTGGTGATCGCCCTGGTCGCCTCGGGGTCGGCGACCGAGAACTCCGGCAGTACGTTCACGACCGGTGCGTCCAGGTCCAGTTGACCTGATTCGGCGAGCCGCATGATCAGGGTGGCGGTGTATACCTTCGCTATCGAGCCCATCTGGAAGACCGAGTCGGTCGTCGCCTCCACGCCCGTTCCGCGGTGCAGTACGCCGCTGGCCAGCTCGTGGACGGGCCCGCCGACGAGGACCGCCAGCGACGCGGCCGGAACGTGGTGCTTGGCGCGCAGCTCGTCGAGGCGGGCCTGCCAGTGGGCGAGGTCCAGCTTCCGGCCCGCCGAGTTCCGGGTCCCCCACTCGCCGTTGGCGTCCCAGTTGCCCTGCTCGTCCCAGCTCACGTTCTTCGACATGCCTGCTCCTACCCCATGCGTACAGCGTTCTTCATTGCGAACACTGTACGCATCGGAGAACGTCGTACGCAAGATGCGTACAGCGTGCGCTACCGTGGGGGAGGAACAGCGGGACGAGCAGGGGTGAGGGCCGTATGCCAGCCGACGAGAAGCCGACCGCATCGGTGTGGACCCGTCCGCGCCGCACGCAGCGGGAGCAGCTGACCCGCGAGCAGATCGTGGCCGCGGCGATCGAGCTGTTGGACGCGGAGGGCATCGAGGCGCTCAGCATGCGCAAGCTCGGCACCCGTCTGGACGCTGCGGCCACGTCCCTCTACCGGCACGTGGCCAACAAGGACGAGCTGATCGAGCTGGTCGTGGACGACGTCTACGGAGAGCTGGAGGTACCGGCCGTCGCGGGCCGCACCCAGTGGCGCGCGGCCGTCACCCGCACCGCCACCGGTCTGCGGGCGATGAGCCTGCGCCACCCCTGGATCGCCCCTGAGCTCGGCCAGGTCGGCCTCGTCCACATCGGCCCTAACGCCATGCGGATGGCATCGGGGCTGCTCGCGCAGTTCGAGGCGGCGGGCTTCCCCACGGACGAGAGTAAACAGGCCGCGGGGACGCTCACGGCATACGTCATCGGGATCGCGACCTCCGAGGCCGCGTACCTCTCGCTGATCGCACGCAGCGGCAAGACCGAGCAGGAATGGGTGGCGGGCCTGCGCCCGGCCTTCGACGAAGCCGCGCAGCAACACCCGCGGCTGCGCGAGGGAAGCTCCGCCCAGCAGGATGTGCACCCGCAGCAGATCCGCGACGACGACTTCGCGTACGGGCTCGACAGGGTCCTCGACGGCCTGACGGCCCGGCTCGACGCCTGAGTGACGTCAGGTTTCGGTTCTGGCACAGATCTTGGGGAGCCGTCGCCGAGGGTGACAGTGCCGTTCGGTTGAAGGGATGGTCGCGAGTCCGACTGTCCGGCCCAAACGCTCACCTCGTAGCCTCCGCG
This region of Streptomyces ortus genomic DNA includes:
- a CDS encoding AAA family ATPase, which translates into the protein MTTVTTPSVDANLDAGRAAVAGEIVRTDGKSSLLLAFTGEVLVGLASPADHDLPPATRLCGALAALALAAASVLLLIVVRPRLRGDARGSFTHWARLDEDGIRACMHDDHWAAHIRTLSTIAVRKFGHLQRAVDLILGALALLRPGRGRRPGLTALRPAPHPRRRSGGRCGAGHRTGQPGPPPTTEDVSMNPLMLPDLPDAALIGASGAGKSTLAATWPASQVLSSDTLRGQGSDDCGCQDQDVTDDAFDVLHLLLEHRMARGLNTIVDATNVTRASRAPLLAAAKRHHMPAVAILVDTPASVCVDRQGPRPAAARVPDEVVVRQHKEMVRSHPDLIGEGFTQVDFADRLYRLEPHLKHLSETRTAGLGLDGGEGLGDLLLARRFFGPEILPLWQWKPGSDLAGGDRVAQIRLGQQYLTLALRTDVDGAGDYGFDVLLPCPHDDECTGWAWVPVYSITCLYRALTGDLDDSEDIVCTVHCPADDTGQDADEHAQQALQEVGASLR
- a CDS encoding Pycsar system effector family protein, coding for MALPALIVPDHSSTRTDHNLDAACAHVSGEIARTDGKSSLLLAFTGAVLAGLASLVGQPLPVFSLACVTTAVLALMAASVLLLMVVRPRLRGGGRESFPAWARMSEAEIREALHGDVRAARIQILSRIAVRKFGHLQWAVDLILLALAMFLLAVIGALV
- a CDS encoding serine hydrolase domain-containing protein, producing MSKNVSWDEQGNWDANGEWGTRNSAGRKLDLAHWQARLDELRAKHHVPAASLAVLVGGPVHELASGVLHRGTGVEATTDSVFQMGSIAKVYTATLIMRLAESGQLDLDAPVVNVLPEFSVADPEATRAITTRQLLSHTSGLTCDFTHDSGRGDDCLAKYVEAAKDVALDCPPGTAISYSSVGYNVLGRMVEVVTGKVWDEALKDLLLAPLGVTHTMTLPEEALRFRAAMGHLGEAGQDPDPAPSWDLMPRSAGPYGRVIATAGDVARLARMHLNGGVAQDGTRLLSEETVALMQRRVVDSPDKWTVSADGWGLGWTLYDWNGVQGYGHDGASIGQYGYLRVVPSAGVAVALLTNGGGARELYAALYRELLAELAGVTMPEPFASPAQPPVVNFAPLVGTYRREGVVITVTEQDGVGHAVYEFVDGMKDFSEPLEIDLVPVTETVFAGTGVGAAFSEDYMPVVFSTLQDGTGCVYIGMRCGPKTA
- a CDS encoding TetR/AcrR family transcriptional regulator; its protein translation is MPADEKPTASVWTRPRRTQREQLTREQIVAAAIELLDAEGIEALSMRKLGTRLDAAATSLYRHVANKDELIELVVDDVYGELEVPAVAGRTQWRAAVTRTATGLRAMSLRHPWIAPELGQVGLVHIGPNAMRMASGLLAQFEAAGFPTDESKQAAGTLTAYVIGIATSEAAYLSLIARSGKTEQEWVAGLRPAFDEAAQQHPRLREGSSAQQDVHPQQIRDDDFAYGLDRVLDGLTARLDA
- a CDS encoding transposase, which gives rise to MGPVRKKRTRQSRKGNVFDRDAFTIDWERQQVVCPQGKLSREWSTPLSIAPYTRVRFAKEDCGPCLVKSSCTRGDRRQLNFLPKQLYERQAAARAAQQTTPWKANYAMRAGVESTVNEFVNGHGMRQTRYRSQTKTHVQHVLTAIAVNIERVNAELATPTAERRPRTPTALQNFLDWQHIPRPTAWRTAGKS